ACATCTGTGCTAACTTTTCAGAACGTGGAGGTGGATGATGTTTACAGAGTCGGTGAGGTGAACGGCGGCTTCAAGATTGCCATGGAGGGCTTTAACCTTGCGAGAACCATGATTGGAGCCGTGTGTGTTGGATGCGCCGAGTGGCTGATGGAGAGGGCGGTGGAGTGGGTGAGGACGAGGAAGGTGTTTGGAAAACCCATCGCAGCCTATCAAGGCGTCAGCTTCAAGATAGCCGAGTTCGCCTCAGCCCTCGAGGCAGCGAAATTGCTCAGCTACAAGGCAGCGTGGATAGCCGACCGATACTACAGAGACGGAGTCGGCACACTCGGAGACGTCGCCAAACTCGGGGCCATGGCCAAGCTCCGCTGCGCATCACTCGCCGTCGACATAGGAGAAGAGGTGATGAAAATCTACGGGGGCGCATCCTACTTCAAGGAGACGCCGATTTTCAGGGCCTGGCTAGCTGCATTCAGCTACGTCGTCGGAGCCGAGGGCGCCGAGAACATCTTGAAGCTGATAGTGGCCCGCGAAGTCATAGGCCGCGATTTCATCGAGTAAAGGGAACAGGTGTGGGCCCGGTGGGCGGCATCTCCCGCTTATGAACACTTCCCACATACCTCGCCAAAACCGCATCAACAACCCTCTTATCAAAACCTTTGTCAACCACTTGCTGTGGTGAAAGTTTTTTGTCGAACAGGAGGTAGAGTATGGGGTCGAGGATGCTGTAGTCTGCTGGCAGCTCGTCCACCGCTCTGTGTCCGGGATAGAGCTGTGGGCTGCTGGGTTTATTCGCCAATTGCTCGGGCAAGCCTAGAGCGAGGCCGAGTCTCCTGACCTGTGATTTGTATAGGCCTCCTATTGGGAGAATGTCGACGCCGCCGTCTCCGTATTTGGTGTAGTATCCGAGGAGGATTTCGCTTCTGTCGCCCGTGCCAACCACGAGCATGTTCTGGAGGTTGGCGTGGAAATAGAGAAGCGTCATCCGTATTCTGGCTCGCAGGTTTGCGTAAGCCATCCTCGCCCCCGTCTCATCCATGCCAACTCCAAGCTGCTCAGCATATCTCTGGACAATCGGGTCGATGGGTATGTGTCGTGTTGATATGCCGAGTTTTTCGGCGAGGGCTTGTGCGTCGGCGACATCCTGAGCAGGTGTGAAACCGGTCGGCATGATGAGGCCCAGAATCTTCTCCCCCGGCACGGCCCGTGCACACAACGCAGCCACAACGCTCGAATCCACCCCGCCGCTAAGACCCAGAACAAGCCCAGAAGCGCCGCTGAGACGAAGTCTCTCGGCGATAAAATTCTGGATGGCGGAGGCCGTCGCATCATAGTCTATGTCCAGCAGCTCGTCGAGAACACTTGTCTGCACGAAAACCATGTCCATCCCCTGTTTTTAAATAATGTTTGGACAGAGCTTATAGGCCGCCGTGTTCAACCATTTTTGTATGAGGGTTTTTGTTCTGTCGCTTTTGATGCTGGTTTTGTTGCCGCTGGTCGCGGCGGATGGGTTTTCCTCGCTTGTTGACGATGCTAGGCTTAAGGTTGTTTTGAGTTATCCTGTCGAGGCGCGTCTCGGAGATTGCTTCACCCTTGTTCTTCAGGTTACTTTTCTGGGGGATGTTGACGTGGAAAGGATGTGGTTGAAGGTGAGCTACACATCCGAAGCCGGAACCACCACGCTCCTGAATGACAACCTTGTCTCCACGCCGACGTTTTATTCCACGGGCATCAACATCATCAAAACCTACAGCCTCTGCATACCCAATGTGCAGCGGCGTGACCCCTTAGTGACAG
The sequence above is drawn from the Candidatus Caldarchaeum subterraneum genome and encodes:
- a CDS encoding NAD+ synthase, encoding MQTSVLDELLDIDYDATASAIQNFIAERLRLSGASGLVLGLSGGVDSSVVAALCARAVPGEKILGLIMPTGFTPAQDVADAQALAEKLGISTRHIPIDPIVQRYAEQLGVGMDETGARMAYANLRARIRMTLLYFHANLQNMLVVGTGDRSEILLGYYTKYGDGGVDILPIGGLYKSQVRRLGLALGLPEQLANKPSSPQLYPGHRAVDELPADYSILDPILYLLFDKKLSPQQVVDKGFDKRVVDAVLARYVGSVHKREMPPTGPTPVPFTR